In a genomic window of Microterricola viridarii:
- a CDS encoding DUF1990 family protein produces MRRSTFTDQPVSYGAIGGTMAPDLMSYPPAGYRPAEHSTQLGSGAERFATASASLMTWGVQRGSGIEVTDTQQGTGERYQGLMFDAEGAPLAEQPQRQSEERFGPDGTPYITAGMTAMLHITAWRMTVTAPVRVVLVIDEPAQVGFAYGTMPGHPESGEILFVVEHRDDDSVWLVIRSFSQPSSARWKLVRPLMRLQERSYTRRYLRALHPAASA; encoded by the coding sequence GTGCGTCGTTCCACATTCACCGACCAGCCGGTCAGCTATGGCGCGATCGGTGGAACCATGGCGCCCGATCTGATGAGCTACCCGCCAGCCGGCTACCGCCCGGCCGAGCACAGCACGCAGCTCGGCAGCGGCGCCGAGCGCTTCGCGACGGCATCCGCCAGCCTGATGACGTGGGGCGTGCAGCGCGGCAGCGGCATCGAGGTGACCGACACCCAGCAGGGCACGGGCGAGCGCTACCAGGGCCTGATGTTCGACGCAGAGGGTGCGCCGCTCGCTGAGCAGCCGCAGCGCCAGAGCGAGGAGCGCTTCGGCCCCGACGGCACCCCGTACATCACCGCCGGGATGACCGCGATGCTGCACATCACCGCGTGGCGGATGACGGTCACCGCACCGGTGCGCGTCGTGCTGGTCATCGACGAGCCCGCTCAGGTCGGCTTCGCCTACGGCACCATGCCCGGGCACCCGGAGAGCGGCGAGATCCTGTTCGTGGTCGAGCACCGCGACGACGACTCCGTCTGGCTGGTGATCCGCAGCTTCTCGCAGCCCAGCTCAGCGCGGTGGAAGCTCGTGCGGCCGCTGATGCGCCTGCAGGAGCGCTCGTACACCCGTCGCTACCTGCGGGCCCTGCACCCCGCGGCATCCGCGTAG
- a CDS encoding ComEC/Rec2 family competence protein, producing the protein MKTRALLPALAAWAAALLAIWLPGWPFAPALWTAAVLALVAAIVLGRRGSGNPHGGWLPLVALCLSAAALVSTAAAVQAPQRQPVTLLAAAEGGRPVTLSGMVLSMPQAQSSAFGFGDATRVRFALRVESAQESRAGPISRLAVPVRAFAEPPAGTAALEIGTRVSLTARLVLNGTGEPDAFRAYGTGPLTLDATPPWYLAWAAELRAEFREAAARLPGEGSRLLPGLAIGDTSAVDEDLDQAMKTSSLSHLTAVSGANCVVVVAAIMLLGAALRLRRAARVALALLVLLAFTVLVTPEPSVLRAGLMALIVLIGLASGRPGGGVPALGLATLVLLALDPWLASSFGFALSASATAGLLLLTAPLATALGRWMPRTLALALALPLAAQLACQPVLILLTPTVSLLGVPANLLAGPAAPAATLLGLIGCLLLPWLPSLGFAVIQIAWLPAAWIAGVAHTVAGLPGARTPWLDGLLGALLLAGASALALWLLLRGSGRRRRMRTVPATLAAAALVAGVGAYGGALLGTGVVRDWSRPADWQIALCDVGQGDAVLLRDGGQTALIDTGPEPAPLGACLDSLGIDRIDLLVLTHYDLDHVGGLDALTGMVDTALVGPSSGPRDERLLAPLQQDGVPMRVAIRGQHGTLGKLEWRVLWPATDDGPLSTGNPGSVVLAVEGAGIRSLFLGDLGAESEAALQRLEPLGRVDVVKVAHHGSSDQDPALYRTLTARVGLIGVGADNGYGHPTSALLEMLEGSGTRAFRSDLHGLVLVAPRPAGGVDALRVWSARRGD; encoded by the coding sequence GTGAAGACCCGGGCGCTGTTGCCGGCTCTCGCCGCCTGGGCTGCCGCCCTGCTGGCGATCTGGCTGCCCGGCTGGCCGTTCGCGCCCGCGCTGTGGACAGCCGCCGTGCTGGCGCTGGTGGCGGCGATCGTGCTGGGTCGTCGCGGCAGCGGGAATCCGCACGGCGGATGGCTGCCGCTCGTCGCCCTCTGCCTGAGCGCGGCGGCGCTGGTGAGCACCGCGGCGGCCGTGCAGGCCCCGCAGCGCCAACCGGTCACGCTGCTCGCCGCCGCGGAAGGCGGCCGGCCCGTCACGCTCAGCGGCATGGTGCTGTCGATGCCGCAGGCACAGAGCTCGGCCTTCGGCTTCGGGGACGCCACACGCGTGCGCTTCGCGCTGCGGGTCGAGTCGGCGCAGGAGAGTCGCGCGGGGCCGATCAGCCGGCTTGCCGTCCCGGTGCGGGCGTTCGCCGAGCCGCCCGCCGGAACCGCCGCCCTCGAGATCGGCACCCGGGTGTCGCTCACCGCCCGCCTCGTGCTGAACGGTACCGGCGAGCCGGACGCCTTCCGCGCCTACGGCACCGGGCCGCTCACACTCGACGCGACGCCGCCCTGGTACCTGGCGTGGGCGGCCGAGCTGCGTGCCGAATTCCGAGAGGCGGCGGCTCGTCTACCGGGGGAGGGCAGTCGCCTGCTGCCCGGCCTCGCCATCGGCGACACCAGCGCGGTCGACGAGGACCTCGACCAGGCGATGAAGACCAGCTCGCTCAGTCACCTCACAGCTGTTTCTGGCGCGAACTGTGTTGTCGTGGTCGCCGCGATCATGCTGCTGGGCGCAGCGCTGCGACTCCGCCGCGCCGCGCGCGTCGCCCTCGCCCTGCTGGTACTGCTGGCGTTCACGGTGCTCGTCACGCCGGAGCCCAGCGTGCTGCGGGCCGGCCTGATGGCATTGATCGTGCTGATCGGGCTGGCGTCCGGCCGACCGGGCGGCGGGGTGCCGGCCCTCGGCCTGGCCACGCTCGTGCTGCTCGCACTCGACCCGTGGTTGGCGTCCAGCTTCGGCTTCGCGCTCTCCGCGTCGGCGACCGCCGGGCTGCTGCTGCTGACCGCACCGCTGGCAACTGCACTCGGACGGTGGATGCCGCGCACGCTTGCCCTCGCACTGGCCCTCCCGCTCGCCGCCCAACTGGCCTGCCAACCTGTGCTCATCCTGCTGACACCGACGGTGTCGCTGCTCGGGGTGCCGGCCAACCTCCTGGCCGGGCCGGCGGCGCCCGCGGCCACCCTGCTCGGGCTCATCGGCTGCCTGCTGTTGCCCTGGCTGCCCTCGCTCGGCTTCGCCGTCATCCAGATCGCCTGGCTGCCCGCGGCCTGGATCGCGGGCGTCGCGCACACGGTCGCGGGGCTCCCCGGAGCCCGCACCCCCTGGCTGGACGGCCTGCTCGGCGCTCTGCTGCTGGCCGGTGCCAGTGCCCTCGCGCTCTGGCTGCTGCTGCGCGGCTCCGGCCGCCGGCGACGAATGCGCACCGTTCCTGCGACGCTCGCCGCGGCCGCACTTGTCGCCGGGGTCGGCGCGTACGGCGGGGCGCTGCTCGGTACCGGCGTGGTGCGCGACTGGAGCCGCCCGGCCGACTGGCAGATCGCGCTCTGCGACGTCGGCCAGGGCGATGCGGTGCTCCTCCGTGACGGCGGACAGACCGCGCTCATCGACACCGGCCCGGAGCCGGCCCCGCTCGGCGCCTGCCTCGACAGCCTCGGGATAGACCGCATCGACCTGCTCGTGCTCACCCACTACGACCTCGACCACGTCGGCGGCCTCGACGCGCTCACCGGCATGGTCGACACCGCGCTCGTGGGGCCGTCGAGCGGCCCCCGCGACGAGCGCCTGCTCGCCCCGCTGCAGCAAGACGGGGTGCCCATGCGAGTGGCGATCCGCGGCCAACACGGCACTCTCGGGAAACTGGAGTGGCGGGTGCTCTGGCCGGCCACGGATGACGGCCCGCTCAGCACCGGCAACCCGGGCAGTGTCGTTTTGGCCGTCGAGGGCGCCGGCATCCGCTCGCTCTTCCTCGGCGACCTCGGCGCCGAGTCGGAGGCGGCACTGCAGCGCCTGGAGCCTCTCGGCCGGGTGGATGTCGTCAAGGTTGCGCACCACGGCTCCTCCGACCAGGACCCGGCGCTGTATCGGACGCTCACTGCCCGCGTCGGACTGATCGGGGTCGGCGCCGACAACGGCTACGGGCACCCGACATCCGCCCTGCTCGAGATGTTGGAGGGGAGCGGCACGCGGGCGTTCCGCAGCGATCTGCACGGCCTGGTGTTGGTGGCGCCTCGCCCGGCCGGCGGCGTGGACGCGCTGCGGGTGTGGAGCGCGCGCCGTGGCGACTAA
- the lepA gene encoding translation elongation factor 4: MSPRALMALEPASTDPAFIRNFCIIAHIDHGKSTLADRMLQMTGVVSDRDMRAQYLDRMDIERERGITIKSQAVRMPWALGTQSYALNMIDTPGHVDFSYEVSRSLAACEGAVLLVDAAQGIEAQTLANLYLALENDLTIIPVLNKIDLPAADPDKYAKELASLIGGDPDDVLRVSGKTGLGVEDLLDRVTERIPAPQGDPNAPARAMIFDSVYDSYRGVVTYVRMIDGQLKPRERIQMMSTRATHEILEIGVSSPEPTPSKGLAVGEVGYLITGVKDVRQSKVGDTVTTAAKPATEALPGYTEPLPMVFSGLYPIDGSDYPILREALDKLKLSDAALVYEPEASVALGFGFRCGFLGLLHLEIITERLEREFGLDLIATAPSVIYEVTTEDKKTVTVTNPSEFPAGKISAVSEPVVKAAILAPKDYVGVIMELCQSRRGVLLGMDYLGEDRVEIRYTMPLGEIVFDFFDNLKSKTAGYASLDYEPAGEQTADLVKVDILLQGEQVDAFSAIVHRDKAYAYGVLMTTRLRELIPRQQFEVPIQAAIGARIIARESIRAIRKDVLAKCYGGDISRKRKLLEKQKEGKKRMKMVGRVEVPQEAFVAALTGDVEKKDKK; the protein is encoded by the coding sequence ATGTCACCACGAGCTTTGATGGCCCTCGAGCCCGCGTCCACAGACCCCGCGTTCATCCGCAATTTTTGCATCATTGCGCACATCGACCACGGCAAGTCGACCCTTGCCGACCGCATGCTGCAGATGACGGGGGTGGTCAGCGACCGAGACATGCGCGCCCAGTACCTCGACCGCATGGACATCGAGCGCGAGCGCGGCATCACCATCAAGAGCCAGGCCGTGCGGATGCCGTGGGCACTCGGCACGCAGAGCTACGCGCTGAACATGATCGACACTCCCGGCCACGTCGACTTCAGCTACGAGGTCTCCCGGTCGCTCGCCGCCTGTGAGGGCGCCGTGCTGCTCGTCGACGCCGCGCAGGGCATCGAGGCCCAGACGCTCGCGAACCTCTACCTCGCCCTCGAGAACGACCTGACGATCATCCCGGTGCTCAACAAGATCGACCTCCCCGCGGCCGACCCGGACAAGTACGCGAAGGAGCTCGCCAGCCTCATCGGCGGCGACCCCGACGACGTGCTGCGGGTCTCCGGGAAGACCGGCCTCGGCGTCGAGGACCTCCTCGACCGGGTCACCGAGCGCATCCCCGCGCCGCAGGGCGACCCGAACGCCCCAGCCCGCGCCATGATCTTCGACTCCGTCTACGACAGCTACCGCGGCGTCGTCACCTACGTGCGCATGATCGACGGCCAGCTGAAGCCGCGCGAGCGCATCCAGATGATGTCGACCCGCGCCACCCACGAGATCCTCGAGATCGGCGTCAGCTCGCCGGAGCCGACCCCGAGCAAGGGCCTCGCCGTCGGTGAGGTCGGCTACCTGATCACCGGCGTGAAAGACGTGCGCCAGTCCAAGGTCGGCGACACCGTCACGACGGCGGCGAAGCCCGCCACCGAGGCGCTGCCCGGTTACACCGAGCCGCTGCCGATGGTCTTCTCCGGCCTGTACCCGATCGACGGCTCCGACTACCCGATCCTCCGCGAGGCCCTCGACAAGCTGAAGCTCTCGGATGCCGCGCTCGTCTACGAGCCCGAGGCCTCCGTCGCCCTCGGCTTCGGCTTCCGCTGTGGCTTCCTCGGCCTGCTGCACCTCGAGATCATCACCGAGCGCCTCGAGCGCGAGTTCGGCCTCGACCTCATCGCCACGGCCCCGTCCGTGATCTACGAGGTCACCACCGAGGACAAGAAGACCGTCACCGTCACGAACCCGAGCGAGTTCCCGGCCGGCAAGATCTCGGCCGTGAGCGAGCCCGTCGTCAAGGCGGCGATCCTCGCCCCCAAGGACTATGTCGGCGTCATCATGGAGCTCTGCCAGAGCCGCCGTGGCGTGCTGCTCGGCATGGACTACCTCGGTGAGGACCGCGTCGAGATCCGCTACACGATGCCGCTCGGCGAGATCGTCTTCGACTTCTTCGACAACCTCAAGTCGAAGACCGCCGGCTACGCCTCGCTCGACTACGAGCCAGCCGGCGAGCAGACCGCCGACCTGGTCAAGGTCGACATCCTGCTGCAGGGCGAGCAGGTGGACGCGTTCAGCGCGATCGTGCACCGCGACAAGGCCTACGCCTACGGCGTGCTGATGACCACGCGCCTGCGCGAGCTGATCCCGCGCCAGCAGTTCGAGGTTCCGATCCAGGCCGCCATCGGCGCCCGCATCATCGCCCGCGAGTCGATCCGCGCGATCCGCAAGGACGTTCTCGCCAAGTGCTACGGCGGTGACATCAGCCGCAAGCGCAAGCTCCTCGAGAAGCAGAAGGAGGGCAAGAAGCGCATGAAGATGGTCGGCCGCGTCGAGGTTCCCCAGGAGGCGTTCGTCGCAGCGCTCACGGGCGACGTCGAGAAGAAGGACAAGAAGTAG
- a CDS encoding sensor histidine kinase yields MTSTTQQNPSTDESAPSAAHSALTPVFVAMQFSLHALMIGLTAFVAVRAMLGTWPMPRLVIGLCVLLLVVYALGLFFARHAMPRWVQAVWFAALVLVWLVLTLLASEAAYIVFALFFIALHLFPPRWSVPIVAVTMLMSIFVLGMDLGWSPTIFIGPFIGAAAAVVLGLAYRALYRESAERKMLIDDLLATRERLAATAREAGTLAERQRLAGEIHDTVAQGLSSIQLLLHAAERGITDPDALEHVQQARHTAADGLAETRRFIRELRAPALDEQSLPAALERLAASISAQSASTRPDSPTLVSFQLSGEPRELPMVHETTLLRIAQGSLANVLQHSEAQRAAVTLSFMDDELTLDIVDDGVGFEPDAARTAAHLGESFGLATIQQRVERLGGRLSVETAPGSGTAIAVSLPLEAAQPAPAANKEVTP; encoded by the coding sequence ATGACAAGCACCACGCAGCAGAACCCGTCGACCGACGAGAGCGCGCCGAGCGCCGCCCACTCGGCGCTGACCCCCGTGTTCGTGGCCATGCAGTTCAGCCTGCATGCCTTGATGATCGGCCTCACCGCCTTCGTCGCCGTGCGCGCCATGCTCGGCACCTGGCCGATGCCCCGGCTGGTCATCGGCCTGTGCGTGCTGCTGCTCGTCGTCTACGCGCTCGGCCTCTTCTTCGCCCGGCACGCGATGCCGCGCTGGGTGCAGGCGGTCTGGTTCGCCGCGCTCGTGCTCGTCTGGCTGGTTCTGACACTGCTCGCCTCGGAGGCGGCCTACATCGTCTTCGCGTTGTTCTTCATCGCGCTGCACCTGTTCCCGCCGCGCTGGAGCGTGCCCATCGTGGCGGTGACGATGCTGATGTCGATCTTCGTGCTCGGCATGGACCTCGGCTGGAGCCCGACCATCTTCATCGGCCCGTTCATCGGCGCGGCCGCCGCCGTCGTGCTCGGCCTCGCCTACCGGGCGCTCTACCGGGAGTCGGCGGAGCGCAAGATGCTCATCGACGACCTGCTCGCAACCAGGGAGCGCCTGGCGGCGACCGCGCGGGAGGCGGGCACCCTCGCCGAGCGGCAGCGCCTGGCCGGGGAGATCCACGACACCGTCGCCCAGGGCCTGTCCAGCATCCAGCTGCTGCTGCACGCCGCGGAGCGCGGCATCACCGACCCGGACGCGCTCGAGCACGTTCAGCAGGCGCGCCACACCGCGGCGGACGGCTTGGCCGAGACCCGCCGGTTCATCCGCGAGCTGCGCGCCCCCGCACTGGACGAGCAGTCCCTGCCGGCCGCCCTGGAGCGGCTCGCCGCCTCGATCAGCGCCCAATCGGCATCCACCCGCCCGGATTCGCCGACGCTCGTCAGCTTCCAGCTCAGCGGCGAGCCGCGGGAGCTGCCCATGGTGCACGAGACGACGCTGTTGCGCATCGCGCAGGGCTCGCTGGCCAATGTGCTGCAGCACTCCGAGGCCCAGCGCGCCGCGGTGACGCTGAGCTTCATGGACGACGAGCTCACCCTCGACATCGTCGACGACGGCGTCGGCTTTGAGCCGGATGCCGCCCGCACGGCGGCACACCTCGGCGAGTCGTTCGGGCTCGCCACCATCCAGCAGCGCGTCGAACGGCTCGGCGGGCGGCTGAGCGTCGAGACGGCCCCCGGATCCGGAACGGCGATCGCCGTCTCGCTGCCCCTCGAAGCCGCCCAGCCCGCCCCCGCCGCGAACAAGGAGGTCACCCCATGA
- the rpsT gene encoding 30S ribosomal protein S20, which yields MANIKSQIKRIGTNKKAQERNKAVKSQVKTAIRATRTAIAGGDKAVAESALRTAGKTLDKAVSKGVLHKNQAANRKSAIAKQVAAL from the coding sequence GTGGCAAACATCAAGTCGCAGATCAAGCGCATCGGCACCAACAAGAAGGCCCAGGAGCGCAACAAGGCCGTCAAGAGCCAGGTCAAGACCGCAATCCGCGCGACCCGCACCGCGATCGCCGGCGGCGACAAGGCTGTTGCCGAGTCGGCCCTGCGCACCGCAGGCAAGACACTCGACAAGGCTGTAAGCAAGGGTGTTCTGCACAAGAACCAGGCTGCGAACCGCAAGTCGGCCATCGCCAAGCAGGTTGCAGCTCTCTAA
- a CDS encoding alpha/beta fold hydrolase — translation MSAPLPVLLVHGIRTSASMWRVQLEDLAADGRPALAIDLPGHGARIGEPFTVEAALEAIDAGVQRLGGRVLLVGLSLGGYFSIEYAARHPQGVAGLIAASCSTLPRGPGLAGYRALAGAIRRLPDKGLALNNGMARMAVGRQAAADLGAGGIALDVMDAGLRAAGSLDPLAGLAAYPGPVWIVNGSLDHFRLDEARFVRANPRTEHVLIPRATHLASLVRPREFTAILRRVAAAVDTEPGGEIRTIVDPAE, via the coding sequence ATGAGCGCGCCACTGCCCGTGCTGCTGGTGCACGGCATCCGCACCTCCGCCAGCATGTGGCGGGTGCAGTTGGAGGACCTCGCCGCCGACGGCCGGCCGGCGCTCGCCATCGACCTTCCCGGCCACGGCGCGCGCATCGGCGAGCCGTTCACGGTGGAGGCCGCGCTGGAGGCGATCGACGCCGGGGTGCAGCGGCTCGGAGGGCGGGTGCTGCTGGTCGGGCTCTCGCTCGGCGGCTACTTCTCGATCGAGTACGCGGCGCGGCATCCGCAGGGCGTCGCCGGGCTGATCGCCGCCAGCTGCTCCACCCTGCCGCGCGGGCCCGGCCTCGCCGGCTACCGCGCCCTGGCCGGCGCGATCAGGCGCCTGCCCGACAAGGGGCTGGCCCTGAACAACGGCATGGCCCGGATGGCGGTCGGCCGGCAGGCGGCCGCCGACCTCGGCGCCGGCGGCATCGCCCTGGACGTGATGGATGCCGGGCTGCGCGCCGCCGGGTCGCTCGACCCGCTGGCCGGGCTCGCCGCCTACCCCGGCCCGGTCTGGATCGTGAACGGCAGCCTCGACCACTTCCGGCTCGACGAGGCCCGCTTCGTGCGGGCGAACCCACGCACCGAGCACGTGCTGATCCCCCGGGCCACACACCTCGCCAGCCTCGTGCGACCCCGCGAGTTCACGGCGATCCTGCGCCGCGTCGCCGCCGCCGTGGACACCGAACCGGGCGGCGAGATCCGGACGATTGTCGACCCGGCCGAATAA
- a CDS encoding ComEA family DNA-binding protein — MESSSGEPGPPAELAPSARVSSARTRLGVGAAIVLFLVALVAAVLVSAFGSAGADETIPLGEGSIAPSAGAPDAPDASGGPDVAEAPLYVHVWGAVADAGLYQVAAGSRVVDVIAAAGGFADDADPAGVNLARALSDGEQLWVPRLGEAPPQAAVSPGGAGGTAGGAAGAGALPLINLNTATQAELETLPQIGPALAQRILDWRAANGGFGTVEDLRSVTGIGAKTFDGLKDKVTV, encoded by the coding sequence ATGGAGTCTTCTTCCGGCGAACCGGGGCCGCCGGCCGAGCTGGCGCCGTCCGCCCGGGTGTCGTCGGCGCGCACCCGCTTGGGCGTCGGGGCAGCCATCGTCTTGTTCCTCGTGGCGCTCGTCGCCGCCGTGCTCGTGTCGGCGTTCGGCTCCGCCGGGGCCGATGAGACGATTCCGCTGGGCGAGGGCAGCATCGCGCCGAGCGCCGGTGCGCCCGATGCGCCCGACGCCAGTGGGGGTCCCGACGTGGCGGAGGCGCCGCTCTACGTGCACGTCTGGGGCGCGGTGGCGGATGCCGGCCTGTACCAGGTGGCGGCCGGTTCCCGTGTCGTCGACGTCATCGCGGCGGCCGGCGGCTTCGCCGACGACGCCGACCCTGCTGGCGTCAACCTGGCGCGCGCGCTCAGCGACGGCGAACAGTTGTGGGTGCCTCGGCTCGGCGAGGCGCCGCCGCAGGCCGCGGTCTCGCCCGGTGGTGCCGGGGGCACAGCCGGTGGTGCTGCGGGCGCCGGTGCGCTGCCGCTCATCAACCTCAACACGGCCACGCAGGCCGAGCTGGAGACGCTGCCCCAGATCGGCCCGGCACTCGCCCAGCGGATCCTTGACTGGCGGGCGGCCAACGGCGGCTTCGGCACGGTGGAGGACCTTCGCAGCGTCACCGGGATCGGCGCGAAGACCTTCGACGGCCTGAAGGACAAGGTCACGGTGTGA
- a CDS encoding response regulator gives MIRMLLADDHPVVRAGLRALFSSEDDILVLAEAATAERAVELCAEHEFDIVLMDLQFGSSGAEGSMQGADATRQIRAVAGAPRVLVLTNYDTDADILGAVEAGASGYLLKDAPPTELIAAVRLAAAGESAISPAIEMLMQSRADAVGSPLTLREAEVLGLVAEGQSNRDIGKALFLSEATVKSHLVHIFTKLGVSSRTAAVAAAQASGLIRSRS, from the coding sequence ATGATCAGGATGCTGCTCGCCGACGATCACCCGGTCGTGCGTGCCGGACTCCGGGCGTTGTTCTCCTCCGAGGACGACATTCTGGTGCTCGCCGAGGCGGCGACCGCCGAGCGCGCCGTCGAGCTTTGCGCCGAGCACGAGTTCGACATCGTGCTGATGGACCTCCAGTTCGGCTCCTCCGGCGCCGAAGGCAGCATGCAGGGCGCCGATGCCACCCGGCAGATCCGGGCCGTGGCCGGGGCCCCGCGCGTGCTCGTGCTCACCAACTACGACACCGACGCCGACATCCTCGGCGCCGTCGAGGCCGGGGCCAGCGGCTACCTGCTGAAGGACGCCCCGCCGACCGAGCTGATAGCCGCCGTGCGCCTCGCCGCGGCCGGCGAGAGCGCCATCTCCCCCGCCATCGAGATGCTGATGCAGAGCCGGGCGGATGCCGTAGGTTCCCCGCTCACCCTGCGCGAGGCGGAGGTGCTCGGGCTCGTCGCCGAGGGGCAGAGCAACCGCGACATCGGCAAGGCGCTCTTCCTCAGCGAGGCGACGGTCAAGTCGCACCTCGTGCACATCTTCACGAAGCTCGGGGTCTCCTCGCGCACCGCCGCCGTCGCGGCCGCCCAGGCCTCCGGCTTGATCCGCAGCCGGTCATGA
- the holA gene encoding DNA polymerase III subunit delta, with amino-acid sequence MATRTTQARGKSTVAIPQLAWNQVRPAPVVLVSGTEGFLADRAIRRLRDFLKGEDPSMEVVDLDADSYAAGELLTVASPSLFMEPRFIRVNSVEKCTDAFITETLSYLEDPAENTYLVLRHNGGVRGKKLLDALRGGLGGGIEVVCAELKKDAEKYDFAVNEFKAGARRITPGALRALVGAFSDDLAELASACQQLMDDTSNEINESTVERYYGGRVESNAFKVADAALAGRRGDALVSLRHALDSGADPVPIVAAFAMKVRTMAKVAGNRASAAELGMAPWMLNRARKDLAGWNEDGLARAIEALAEADAGVKGASRDPVYAIERLIGVIAARGRL; translated from the coding sequence GTGGCTACTCGCACGACACAGGCACGAGGCAAGAGCACCGTGGCCATTCCGCAGCTCGCATGGAACCAGGTTCGACCCGCCCCGGTCGTGTTGGTCTCCGGCACCGAGGGCTTCCTCGCCGACCGAGCGATCCGCCGGCTGCGAGACTTCCTCAAGGGCGAAGACCCGAGCATGGAGGTCGTCGACCTCGACGCCGACAGCTACGCGGCGGGGGAGCTGCTCACCGTGGCGAGCCCCTCGCTGTTCATGGAACCGCGCTTCATCCGCGTCAACTCCGTCGAGAAGTGCACCGACGCCTTCATCACCGAGACCCTGTCCTACCTCGAGGACCCGGCCGAGAACACCTACCTGGTGCTGCGCCACAACGGCGGCGTGCGCGGCAAGAAGCTGCTCGACGCGCTGCGCGGCGGCCTCGGCGGCGGCATCGAGGTCGTCTGCGCCGAGCTCAAGAAGGACGCAGAGAAGTACGACTTCGCGGTCAACGAGTTCAAGGCCGGCGCGCGCCGGATCACCCCGGGTGCGCTGCGCGCCCTGGTCGGCGCATTCAGCGACGACCTCGCCGAGCTGGCATCCGCCTGCCAGCAGCTCATGGACGACACCTCGAACGAGATCAACGAATCGACCGTCGAGCGCTACTACGGCGGGCGCGTCGAGAGCAACGCCTTCAAGGTCGCGGATGCCGCCCTCGCCGGCCGCCGCGGCGACGCCCTCGTCTCGCTGCGCCACGCGCTCGACTCCGGCGCCGACCCGGTACCGATCGTCGCCGCCTTCGCGATGAAGGTGCGCACCATGGCCAAGGTCGCCGGCAATCGCGCCAGCGCCGCCGAGCTCGGCATGGCGCCCTGGATGCTCAACCGCGCCCGCAAAGACCTGGCCGGCTGGAACGAGGACGGCCTGGCCCGCGCCATCGAGGCCCTCGCCGAGGCCGACGCCGGCGTCAAGGGCGCCTCGCGCGACCCCGTCTACGCGATCGAGCGGCTGATCGGCGTCATCGCCGCCCGCGGCCGGCTCTAG